In the genome of Cyclopterus lumpus isolate fCycLum1 chromosome 19, fCycLum1.pri, whole genome shotgun sequence, one region contains:
- the tnrc6b gene encoding trinucleotide repeat-containing gene 6B protein isoform X2, translated as MEDKKRKKDDKRKREACQKVTEQKNKVPDLTKPVSAQSPATQSSSASPSPGPTPSASLSPATLGPGSAATPSQGGNNAKRLAVANGQPTSTTISSSTAGGPGAAGNGSTSSGGGAQAPQQQPRYMPREVPPRFRCQQDHKVLLKRGQPPLSSMLLGGGGGEKGGGGGGDGPNANMAAVSDSGAAASSSLALTSSVAASTTTSNYANSMWGASSGSQVSSQGREKVIVDGNDLEEWPSIAGSEGVGASFTGSGGGSSNNGIPVNSISASGNQSSPTSSFSLPNECMQSSNGVAWGMAASQGHLGGGNAVAAAGPLLQQPSSLSKASAVPGSHDASGPVDGGSGIPGANFNPNANPSAWPALVQQDGPAAAGEGGPSSFHHQGPGGSLSANNSASLSLALGGGVLGGPPPLSVNQSSTHQRQLHQMQSRDREMGGGKWDSESAGPKIVGGEGIGAGMDRGVGGSEMSVGDHSLASSWRGQSSYSAANSKLGASRTDGWEAGGGGTGGFGAAEGDNGTSGWGYQSSTSGVGAWGSAGTEGNSSQTSGVSQGGWGSSGVGGERGVSGGEWGGSSTGIGGANSGGEGIAGASSSNSSSSGGSTAGNPPATSSSSSTATTMTRAWDNHKGESETGEWGGGVELQGAQGGSSSSGGNSRNGAEPNSRHSRPPHPEPNAEAALENLLSRSDLDPRVLSNTGWGQTQIRQNTSWDFEEHGRQSKGRSSSATSKHTSSLGGSSQYSGGPRTLITDSMGPGVNPSLVPSAGSSGEGWESSSNSSSSGASLSGRAPLTSGPNMRNLGVSQSGPVTKTGPGMGSGVMPGHSQQGKATGWGGGGIGAGDAQQAKSWGNEEWRDGGSSRGGNGGGWGDAGQQGDSVSGGWGGNKEEKGAGGWKEMGGNGGGSGWGSGQKAGAGRDWGEQQSKSNSGGGGWEDDRKNGGGNSGGDSGVGSWGSWDDGAPRRTWGAGGTGGGGGSGGGGGVGAVGGMGSKPHQSWSGANKIHQMPNSQTGSTAPQAQLQQQQSQPRNQHPQRQPALDQGAMQGVGGRKPISQAQNQNQSSGWTSGPIPGSSGGGGGSGSEPSGWEEPSPQSISRKNEIDDGTSAWGDPTHYNYKPVNLWDKNGAPAGQQTHDQQPHSQVQPQPQAQPQAQAQAQAQAQAQAQAQAQAQAKQQQQQQQQQQQQQQQQQQQQQQLQQQQQQQQQQQQQQQQQPPIQQQQPSRQAAALGGNRDFNTGHGPGKTSAIGLSGWGGTSPTSPSIDNGTAAWGKTTEAPTGWGDPDDAGGKTAGWGNPPTWGDKEGSVAASRHPSWEEEEEGGGAGGGGGGGCGGGGGGGGGSGSGGGGMWNSPGSQGSSSSWGQGGNGGWGQSHPGKKPINKGSLKVGGGDSWMSPINKQFSNMGLMNDDPSSPNIDLAPGSLQEKKMDMEKRGMGMGINDYNGDIRKGGRGGGGGAGMAYRPGSKEAAPGDAGSYYDKTLPLTNQDWCLGEEGPCSLYSPPTIYKPQSLFNHNIPFRQGGHSIFGSSGGMAQSRHQPTVPPINPSPGIRAQVPHQFLSPQVPASVLKQMPPPSGSVGGVGGVGGVAGVGGGVFPPQLSPQHIAMLSSIYPPHIQFQLACQLLLQQPQQQQQQLLQNQRKFPPNVRQQADPQQLARIMAVLQQQRQQQQVGGLCGSSKLSPSHHGGGGGGGPKLLGADSLPHPGLAGSVADLHQKTLGPYSGFGSGVNLPGLDLGGSVGGGPGGMKDLGIQQSRFKWMMEGHSSPDTSSPENAFHKNGPVTPMKMPGGSPYSQYDMMVGDGLGDNWHRTPGTKMGTKPTTTPSWPPEFQPGVPWKGIDRVDPDSDPYMTPGSMMGNAVSPNLNDTEHQLLQDNTDSTPPLNTMLPSPGAWPYSASDSPLNNAHNSVKYTDYKTSWPPEPIGHKSWKATRGSSQSQLSRPPPGLASQKQPSPSPWSGGAPRLAGRGWGGGSSTAASTWSDGSSRESCWLVLSNLTPQIDGSTLRTICMQHGPLLTFHLGLTQGTALIRYGSKQEAAKAQSALHMCVLGNTTILAEFVSEEDVARYIAHSQAGGAGSGGTTAGSAGSGPTASSAVGSNGNGGSCERGGAGGSGGGGGGGGGGGVEGGSTAGGAGNGVSGPSSSGWQSLDSTGSSLDQSGTQGPGLGIFAQWSSNGTGVGGAGGVEGGRQGLWGGMGGMSGAGYPSSSLWGSPALEDRHQMGSPASLLPGDLLGGGAD; from the exons ATGGAagacaagaaaaggaaaaaagacgacaaaaggaaaagggaagcctGTCAGAAG Gttacagaacaaaaaaacaaag TGCCAGACTTGACCAAGCCGGTGTCCGCCCAGTCTCCTGCCACTCAGAGCAGCTCTGCCTCCCCCAGCCCTGGACCCACCCCCTCTGCCTCCCTATCCCCAGCCACCTTGGGCCCTGGCAGTGCTGCCACCCCGTCACAGGGCGGCAACAATGCCAAGCGCCTGGCGGTGGCCAACGGACAGCCAACCTCCACCACCATTTCTTCCTCCACTGCTGGCGGCCCCGGTGCTGCTGGAAACGGCAGTACAAGTAGCGGAGGCGGAGCCCAAGCGCCTCAGCAGCAACCGCGCTACATGCCGAGGGAAGTGCCACCGCGATTCCGCTGCCAGCAGGACCATAAAGTGCTACTGAAGAGGGGTCAGCCGCCACTGTCCTCCATGCtgctggggggaggaggaggagaaaaaggaggaggaggggggggggatggccCCAATGCAAACATGGCTGCTGTCTCAG ATTCTGGTGCAGCTGCCTCATCCTCATTGGCCCTCACCTCATCAGTTgctgcttctactactacttctaatTATGCAAATTCCATGTGGGGGGCAAGCTCAGGCAGCCAGGTCTCCTCTCAGGGCAGGGAGAAGGTGATCGTTGATGGCAACGACCTAGAGGAATGGCCTAGCATCGCTGGCAGTGAAGGGGTAGGAGCTTCTTTCACTGGGTCTGGAGGGGGCAGCAGCAACAACGGAATTCCTGTGAACAGCATTAGTGCCTCTGGCAACCAATCCTCACCCACTTCCTCGTTCTCTTTGCCCAATGAATGTATGCAGTCGTCCAACGGTGTGGCGTGGGGGATGGCTGCCTCCCAGGGTCATCTTGGAGGAGGGAATGCAGTAGCTGCAGCTGGGCCTCTGCTACAACAGCCCTCCTCACTTTCCAAAGCCTCCGCTGTGCCAGGGAGCCATGATGCCAGTGGCCCCGTTGACGGCGGCAGTGGGATTCCAGGTGCCAACTTCAATCCAAATGCCAACCCTTCGGCCTGGCCTGCCCTGGTACAGCAGGATGGGCCCGCTGCTGCAGGGGAAGGAGGTCCGTCTTCCTTCCATCACCAGGGCCCAGGAGGGTCTTTATCTGCCAACAACTCTGCTTCCCTGAGCCTGGCGTTGGGAGGTGGGGTGCTGGGGGGTCCCCCACCTTTATCTGTGAATCAATCAAGCACCCATCAGCGGCAACTTCACCAAATGCAatccagagacagagagatgggaggGGGCAAGTGGGACAGCGAATCAGCGGGACCAAAAATCGTAGGGGGGGAAGGGATTGGGGCAGGAATGGACCGTGGTGTGGGAGGGAGCGAGATGAGTGTGGGAGACCACAGCCTTGCCTCCTCATGGAGAGGCCAGTCTTCTTATTCTGCAGCTAACTCCAAATTGGGTGCCTCAAGGACTGATGGAtgggaggctggaggaggtggcACAGGGGGATTtggagctgctgaaggagaTAATGGGACCTCGGGTTGGGGGTATCAGAGTTCAACTAGTGGCGTTGGTGCTTGGGGCAGTGCTGGAACTGAGGGAAACAGTAGTCAAACCTCCGGGGTATCTCAGGGAGGGTGGGGGTCATCAGGAgtaggaggagagagaggagtttcTGGTGGTGAATGGGGTGGGAGCTCCACCGGTATTGGTGGAGCTAATTCAGGAGGTGAGGGAATTGCTGGAGCATCCAgcagtaacagcagcagtagtggGGGCAGCACAGCTGGCAATCCCCCtgccacctcttcctcttcctcaacaGCCACCACTATGACCAGAGCTTGGGACAATCACAAGGGGGAGAGTGAAACAGGGGAATGGGGTGGGGGAGTAGAACTACAGGGAGCACAGGGAGGATCTTCATCTAGTGGTGGAAATTCGAGAAATGGGGCCGAGCCTAACAGTAGACACAGTCGTCCTCCCCACCCTGAACCTAATGCTGAAGCTGCCTTAGAAAACCTGCTCAGCCGGTCTGATCTGGACCCTCGCGTCTTGTCCAACACAGGCTGGGGCCAAACACAGATCCGACAAAACACGTCCTGGGACTTTGAAGAACATGGACGACAGAGTAAGGGTAGATCATCATCAGCTACATCAAAACACACATCTTCTCTTGGTGGTTCTTCTCAGTATTCTGGTGGACCCAGGACTCTAATCACTGATTCTATGGGTCCAGGGGTCAATCCTTCCCTGGTTCCATCTGCTGGGTCCTCCGGAGAGGGCTGggagagcagcagcaacagtAGCAGTAGTGGGGCCTCTCTCTCTGGGAGAGCCCCACTAACTTCAGGCCCCAACATGAGGAATCTTGGCGTCTCACAATCTGGGCCAGTGACCAAAACGGGACCCGGAATGGGGTCAGGGGTAATGCCAGGACATAGCCAGCAGGGTAAGGCTACAggctggggtggaggaggaattGGGGCTGGGGATGCCCAGCAGGCCAAGAGCTGGGGAAATGAGGAATGGAGAGACggtggtagtagtagaggaggaaatggaggaggatggggtgATGCTGGGCAACAGGGTGACTCAGTGAGTGGAGGCTGGGGAGGAAataaggaggagaaaggggcAGGGGGGTGGAAAGAAAtgggagggaatggaggaggcAGTGGGTGGGGATCAGGCCAGAAGGCTGGGGCAGGTAGGGACTGGGGAGAGCAACAGTCCAAATCAAATAGCGGAGGAGGGGGATGGGAGGATGACAGGAAGAATGGAGGTGGAAACTCAGGTGGGGATTCAGGTGTGGGTAGTTGGGGGAGCTGGGATGATGGTGCTCCTCGGAGAACCTGGGGAGCAGGTGgcacagggggaggaggaggtagtggagggggaggtggggtgggTGCTGTTGGGGGCATGGGGTCTAAACCTCATCAAAGTTGGAGTGGAGCAAACAAAATACACCAGATGCCAAACAGCCAGACGGGTTCCACAGCTCCGCAGGCACAACTGCAACAGCAACAATCACAGCCCCGCAATCAGCATCCACAGCGACAGCCAGCATTGGACCAAGGGGCTATGCAAGGGGTCGGGGGTCGGAAACCCATCTCTCAAGCCCAGAATCAGAACCAAAGCTCAGGCTGGACCTCGGGGCCCATTCCTGGTAGCTCCGGAGGCGGAGGTGGAAGTGGATCTGAACCAAGCGGCTGGGAGGAACCCTCACCACAGTCTATAAGTCGAAAGAACGAGATAGATGATGGAACATCAGCATGGGGTGACCCAACCCATTACAACTACAAGCCAGTCAACCTATGGGATAAGAACGGCGCCCCTGCTGGACAGCAGACACATGACCAGCAGCCACATAGCCAGGTTCAGCCTCAGCCTCAAGCTCAGCCTCAAGCTCAGGCTCAGGCTCAGGCTCAGGCTCAGGCTCAGGCTCAGGCTCAGGCTCAGGCTCAGGctaagcagcaacagcaacagcaacagcaacagcaacagcaacagcaacagcagcagcaacagcagcagcagctgcagcagcagcagcagcagcaacagcagcagcagcagcagcaacagcagcaacctccaatacagcagcagcagcctagCAGACAAGCTGCAGCGCTTGGAGGTAACAGAGACTTCAACACTGGCCATGGACCTGGAAAAACTTCAGCTATTG GTCTGTCAGGTTGGGGTGGTACTTCTCCAACGAGTCCTTCAATAGACAATGGCACAGCAGCTTGGGGAAAGACTACTGAAGCACCTACTGGTTGGGGAGACCCTGACGATGCTGGAGGGAAGACGGCGGGCTGGGGCAACCCTCCTACCTGGGGGGATAAAGAGGGCTCTGTGGCTGCCTCACGTCACCCaagctgggaggaggaggaggagggaggtggcgcaggaggtggaggtggaggtggatgcggaggaggaggaggaggaggaggaggcagcggcAGCGGCGGAGGCGGCATGTGGAACAGCCCCGGCTCCCAAGGAAGCAGCTCGTCTTGGGGACAAGGAGGCAATGGGGGCTGGGGGCAGAGCCATCCTGGGAAGAAGCCAATCAACAAG GGTTCACTGAAGGTTGGTGGAGGAGACTCGTGGATGAGCCCCATCAACAAACAGTTTTCTAACATGGGGCTAATG AATGATGATCCCAGTAGCCCAAACATCGACCTGGCTCCGGGTTCTCTCCAGGAGAAGAAGATGGATATGGAGAAAAGAGGCATGGGGATGGGGATTAATGATTACAATGGAGACataaggaagggaggaagaggaggaggaggaggagcagggatgGCTTATCGTCCAGGTTCCAAAGAGGCAGCACCTGGGGATGCTGGGTCCTACTATGACAAG ACCTTGCCTTTGACTAATCAGGATTGGTGCCTTGGGGAGGAGGGTCCTTGCTCTCTGTACTCACCACCCACTATCTACAAGCCCCAATCCCTCTTCAACCACAATATTCCCTTTAGACAA GGCGGTCACAGTATCTTTGGCAGTAGTGGAGGGATGGCTCAGTCAAGACATCAGCCAACTGTCCCTCCCATAAACCCGTCCCCAGGGATACGAGCGCAAGTGCCTCATCAGTTCCTGTCGCCTCAG gtgCCAGCCTCCGTGCTGAAGCAGATGCCCCCTCCCAGTGGGAGCGTGGGGGGTGTTGGCGGCGTGGGAGGAGTGGCAGGAGTCGGGGGAGGTGTGTTCCCTCCACAGCTGTCTCCACAGCATATTGCCATGCTCAGCAGCATCTATCCACCTCACATCCAATTTCAGTTG GCTTGTCAGCTCCTCCTACAGCAGccgcaacagcagcagcagcaactacTGCAAAATCAGAGGAAGTTCCCACCGAATGTGCGGCAGCAGGCTGACCCTCAACAG CTGGCCAGGATCATGGCAGTGctccagcagcagaggcagcagcagcaggtcggGGGTTTATGCGGCAGCTCCAAGCTTTCCCCCTCCCACCATGGTGGAGGTGGCGGAGGGGGTCCCAAACTGCTGGGGGCTGATTCCCTGCCTCATCCAGGCCTGGCGGGATCTGTGGCGGATCTGCACCAGAAAACTCTTGGACCATATTCCG GATTTGGATCTGGGGTAAACCTCCCCGGTCTGGACCTGGGTGGCTCTGTTGGAGGGGGGCCTGGAGGCATGAAGGACCTAGGGATTCAGCAGTCCCGTTTTAAATGGATGATGGAAGGACACTCTTCTCCAGACACCTCCTCACCTGAGAACGCATTCCACAAAAACG GTCCTGTCACCCCCATGAAGATGCCGGGGGGCTCACCCTACTCTCAGTATGACATGATGGTTGGGGACGGGCTGGGAGACAACTGGCATCGCACCCCTGGCACCAAGATGGGTACCAAGCCTACCACCACGCCCAGCTGGCCCCCTG AGTTCCAGCCTGGTGTGCCCTGGAAAGGAATCGACCGCGTCGACCCTGATTCCGACCCTTACATGACCCCAGggagcatgatgggaaacgcagTGTCCCCCAACCTCAATGATACTGAGCACCAGTTGTTACAAGACAATACAG ATTCCACCCCTCCCCTCAACACCATGCTGCCTTCACCTGGTGCCTGGCCCTACAGTGCCTCAGACAGTCCCCTCAACAATGCACACAACTCAG TAAAGTACACAGACTACAAGACCAGCTGGCCCCCAGAGCCCATCGGACACAAATCCTGGAAAGCTACCCGTGGCAGCAGCCAGAGCCAGCTGTCCCGCCCACCTCCAGGACTAGCCAGTCAAAAGCAGCCATCGCCTTCCCCTTGGTCTGGAGGAGCCCCTCGATTGGCTGGTCGGGGCTGGGGCGGCGGCTCTAGCACCGCTG cctcAACCTGGAGTGATGGCAGCTCTCGGGAAAGCTGCTGGTTGGTGCTCAGCAACCTCACaccacag ATTGATGGCTCCACTCTGAGGACTATCTGCATGCAGCATGGCCCTCTGCTGACCTTTCACCTTGGCCTGACCCAGGGCACCGCTCTGATTCGCTACGGCTCCAAACAGGAGGCAGCCAAGGCCCAGAGCGCACTCCACAT GTGTGTTCTGGGTAATACCACCATCTTGGCGGAGTTCGTGAGCGAGGAGGATGTGGCTCGCTACATTGCACATTCCCaggcaggaggagcagggagcGGGGGAACCACAGCCGGCTCTGCAGGCTCCGGGCCAACAGCCTCCTCCGCAGTGGGGTCCAACGGTAACGGAGGGAGCTGCGAGAGAGGCGGAGCGGGaggcagcggaggaggaggaggaggaggaggaggaggaggagtagaaggaGGCTccacagctggaggagcaggaaaTGGAGTATCCGGGCCTTCCAGCTCCGGGTGGCAGAGTCTGGACAGCACAGGCAGCTCATTGGACCAGTCTGGCACCCAGGGGCCCGGGCTGGGCATCTTCGCCCAGTGGAGCAGCAATGGGACCGGGGTGGGTGGGGCTGGAGGTGTGGAGGGCGGAAGGCAAGGTCTGTGGGGGGGAATGGGTGGGATGAGCGGGGCGGGGTACCCCAGCAGTAGCCTCTGGGGTTCCCCAGCACTTGAGGATCGTCACCAGATGGGCAGCCCCGCCTCGCTGCTGCCCGGGGACCTGCTGGGTGGGGGGGccgactga